A stretch of Alkalicella caledoniensis DNA encodes these proteins:
- a CDS encoding DUF1893 domain-containing protein: MSDIKIAIEEYKKGEHSLVVVKDGKIVATSKDKGVRGILNVYTSNPQVLEGASVADKLMGRAVTMICELGKVKSIYTPLLSQGGEKILQRAGIKYQAERLVPAIRNRDNTDLCPIEKLTTGTEDSEEGVKRIHQFIINLAK, translated from the coding sequence TTGTCAGATATAAAAATAGCTATAGAAGAGTATAAAAAAGGTGAACATAGCCTTGTTGTTGTAAAGGATGGAAAAATAGTAGCCACTAGTAAAGATAAAGGAGTAAGAGGGATATTGAATGTTTATACCTCAAATCCTCAAGTACTAGAAGGTGCATCAGTTGCAGACAAACTTATGGGACGAGCAGTAACAATGATTTGCGAGCTAGGTAAAGTAAAATCCATATACACTCCACTTCTTAGCCAAGGGGGAGAAAAAATCCTGCAGCGTGCTGGTATAAAATACCAAGCAGAAAGATTAGTTCCAGCAATAAGAAATAGAGACAACACAGACCTCTGCCCCATAGAAAAGTTAACAACAGGGACAGAAGATAGTGAAGAAGGGGTAAAGAGAATACACCAATTCATAATAAACTTGGCCAAATAG
- a CDS encoding metal ABC transporter ATP-binding protein yields MNRYALELSDLTMGYGNTTVLHDVNIKVKTGEFVSIFGENGAGKTTLFKGILQLLPITSGSITIFNKDVTQGKDKTWLRSQIGYVPQRHNQGNFPICVFDATLLGRWGTSFSYFKRPSKEDKEIAEKMLEVVDLKHMMHQDCRKLSGGQTQRLNIARALVRNPKLLLLDEPTTHLDLDSKAKLDETIRVIRSQYDLSILMISHDHQHSRKISDRVIQLQSGRISTDHKWDEVMG; encoded by the coding sequence ATGAATCGGTATGCCCTTGAATTGTCAGACTTAACCATGGGATATGGCAATACTACTGTATTGCATGATGTAAATATTAAAGTAAAAACAGGGGAATTTGTTTCTATATTTGGTGAAAATGGGGCTGGAAAAACCACTTTGTTTAAGGGAATTCTACAGCTTTTACCCATAACTTCAGGAAGTATAACCATATTTAACAAAGATGTTACCCAGGGAAAGGATAAAACCTGGTTGCGCTCTCAAATTGGTTACGTACCACAAAGACATAATCAAGGGAATTTTCCCATATGCGTTTTTGACGCTACATTACTAGGAAGATGGGGAACGTCATTTTCCTATTTCAAGAGGCCATCCAAGGAAGACAAGGAAATTGCTGAAAAGATGCTTGAAGTTGTTGATCTAAAACATATGATGCACCAAGATTGTCGCAAACTATCAGGGGGGCAAACTCAACGTCTTAATATAGCCCGTGCTCTAGTACGAAATCCTAAGCTACTACTCTTAGATGAACCAACCACACATTTGGATCTGGATTCAAAGGCAAAGCTTGATGAAACCATAAGAGTTATTAGAAGCCAGTATGATTTATCAATACTGATGATAAGTCACGACCATCAACATTCTAGAAAAATAAGTGATCGGGTGATTCAGTTACAAAGTGGCAGAATCTCCACTGACCATAAGTGGGATGAGGTGATGGGGTGA
- a CDS encoding metal ABC transporter permease, whose protein sequence is MTILDFLQIPIFQRALLGALIAGGTMSLLGIVIVVFNLTTIRFALMHIGLLGGAIGLVLGANPLTVAIATIGVGSLFFGPMSDKLKLDTGLIGAFFMTGSMAMAFLLFYRAGVPALEVFGLFTGSILTLTKNDLWFVTFLGSAILLTYFIFYREIQLVFYDSEQAEWLGIPAKRIRNGLLFLTGLSIGVAMKIVGALLMDALILLPAMSAMRLAKNFKQLLILTCCFGLMTTTGGLLFSMVFDFPTGATITMTGVIILFFSIIFRR, encoded by the coding sequence GTGACAATTTTAGATTTTCTCCAGATTCCTATCTTTCAACGGGCATTACTAGGTGCTCTCATTGCAGGTGGTACCATGTCACTATTGGGTATAGTTATAGTTGTTTTTAATTTAACCACTATACGATTTGCCTTGATGCACATTGGTCTTTTAGGTGGTGCCATAGGATTGGTGCTAGGGGCTAATCCTTTGACTGTAGCCATCGCCACCATAGGTGTAGGTTCATTGTTTTTTGGTCCTATGTCTGATAAGTTAAAATTAGATACTGGTCTTATAGGTGCTTTTTTTATGACTGGTTCAATGGCCATGGCCTTTTTATTATTCTACAGAGCTGGTGTCCCTGCTTTAGAAGTTTTTGGTCTATTTACAGGAAGTATTTTAACTTTGACTAAGAATGACTTATGGTTTGTAACGTTTTTAGGTAGTGCTATACTGTTAACTTATTTTATTTTTTATAGGGAGATACAGCTGGTTTTTTATGATTCTGAACAGGCTGAGTGGCTTGGCATACCCGCAAAACGCATTAGAAATGGTTTGCTTTTTTTAACTGGCCTCTCAATAGGTGTGGCAATGAAGATTGTGGGTGCTCTACTTATGGATGCACTTATATTGCTACCTGCCATGTCTGCCATGAGACTAGCCAAAAACTTCAAACAGTTACTTATCCTTACTTGTTGTTTTGGACTTATGACAACAACTGGTGGTTTGCTTTTTTCAATGGTTTTTGATTTTCCCACAGGAGCTACTATTACTATGACAGGTGTTATTATCTTGTTTTTTAGTATTATTTTTAGGAGATAG
- a CDS encoding metal ABC transporter solute-binding protein, Zn/Mn family, whose amino-acid sequence MKINKFLIFSLVISLFLVFAVGCSSSEDTSNPVDEDVVKVVASTSWTGVIAEAAGATNVTVLAPVELRHPPEYDFKPSDVQALIEADWIIMAGYEAFMNQMIEANNIDEAKIIRVTTTNTYDILVEQTRAAAEKMGTQEAQGQWELEFTDVMDTILERAQENDVENIKVLVHMHMQGFVRSLGFDVLEVFSADELSPARIGELASMNPDLIIDNFHNPQGLTIAETIDAERVELRNFPGPDHKTIIDLLISNATLLGVY is encoded by the coding sequence ATGAAGATTAATAAGTTTTTGATTTTTAGTTTGGTTATATCTTTATTTTTAGTTTTTGCTGTTGGCTGTAGTTCCTCTGAGGATACTTCTAATCCCGTAGATGAGGACGTAGTAAAGGTAGTTGCTTCTACTAGTTGGACTGGAGTTATTGCTGAGGCTGCTGGTGCTACAAACGTAACCGTTTTAGCTCCTGTTGAGTTAAGACATCCTCCAGAGTATGATTTCAAACCCAGTGATGTTCAAGCACTTATTGAAGCGGACTGGATTATCATGGCTGGTTACGAAGCATTTATGAATCAAATGATTGAGGCAAATAATATTGATGAGGCTAAGATAATTCGTGTTACTACCACAAATACTTATGATATATTAGTTGAGCAAACTAGGGCTGCTGCGGAGAAAATGGGAACCCAAGAAGCTCAAGGCCAGTGGGAATTAGAATTTACCGATGTTATGGATACCATTTTAGAAAGAGCACAGGAAAATGATGTGGAGAACATTAAGGTTTTAGTGCATATGCATATGCAAGGATTTGTAAGATCCTTAGGGTTTGATGTTTTAGAGGTTTTCAGTGCAGATGAGCTAAGCCCTGCAAGAATCGGCGAGTTAGCTTCCATGAATCCTGATCTAATCATTGATAATTTCCACAACCCACAAGGCTTAACAATAGCTGAAACCATAGACGCTGAGCGTGTGGAGCTAAGAAACTTCCCAGGGCCAGATCATAAGACGATTATCGATTTACTTATCTCTAATGCGACTTTATTAGGAGTTTACTAA